From one Octopus bimaculoides isolate UCB-OBI-ISO-001 chromosome 1, ASM119413v2, whole genome shotgun sequence genomic stretch:
- the LOC106868400 gene encoding von Hippel-Lindau disease tumor suppressor: MSEVEAPRVKSQPSCQKSYIRFMNCTEREVDIVWLNYEGVSVHYKTLSSQHWVDVNTFVGHPWIFRDTNTGDKLVVQLKEVYEPVAHCYQRDGTSRRVVNIVIPVYNLKECCLQKLRAIIPCNQIDDLELPKSLIWEMKKYFYKSSYLGKPVSISKS, encoded by the exons ATGTCAGAAGTTGAAGCTCCTCGAGTCAAGTCACAGCCATCCTGTCAAAAGTCTTATATAAGATTTATGAACTGTACTGAAAGAGAAGTTGATATAGTTTGGTTGAACTATGAGGGTGTCAGTGTCCATTATAAAACTTTGTCATCCCAGCATTGGGTTGATGTGAACACCTTTGTCGGACATCCATGGATTTTTCGGGATACAAATACCGGTGACAAATTAGTAGTCCAGTTGAAGGAGGTATATGAACCAGTGGCTCACTGCTACCAACGGGATGGCACTTCTCGCAGAGTTGTTAATATTGTAATACCAG tTTACAATCTCAAAGAATGTTGCCTGCAAAAATTAAGAGCCATCATTCCGTGTAATCAAATTGATGATTTGGAACTACCAAAAAGCTTAATAtgggaaatgaaaaaatatttttacaagagcTCATATCTTGGCAAACCTGTTTCCATATCTAAGAGTTGA